A portion of the Lolium rigidum isolate FL_2022 chromosome 1, APGP_CSIRO_Lrig_0.1, whole genome shotgun sequence genome contains these proteins:
- the LOC124679380 gene encoding (+)-neomenthol dehydrogenase-like isoform X1, translating into MEGAMSSSPNSRIALVTGGNKGIGLEVCKQLASNGITVVLTARDQARGTAAVQELNRLGFSDVIFHQLDITDALSIARLVDFLKNRFERLDILLNNAAIGGTERPPLCGSMPVDKKVQQFDGMDKNQRLEWLFKNCRETYQATKQCLQTNYYGTKQVTEALLPLLQCSPDGRIVNVSSSVGLLRQFRNEELTQELNDIDQLTEKRLDELLDMFLKDFEAGRVQVRGWPAEFPAYKVAKAAMNAYSRILARRHPALCVNCADPGFTSTDMTLNTGVLTPDEGAGNIVRVALLPDGELTGAYFQEGQQASFL; encoded by the exons ATGGAAGGAGCCATGTCAAGCTCTCCAAACTCAAG GATTGCTCTAGTCACCGGCGGAAACAAAGGGATCGGGCTAGAGGTGTGCAAGCAACTGGCGAGCAACGGCATCACCGTCGTTTTGACAGCTAGGGACCAAGCTAGGGGGACGGCTGCCGTCCAGGAGCTCAATCGTCTGGGGTTCTCTGACGTTATTTTTCATCAGCTAGACATCACAGATGCCTTGAGCATCGCTCGGTTGGTTGACTTCCTGAAGAATCGCTTTGAGAGGCTCGATATCCTG CTGAATAATGCCGCGATCGGTGGAACTGAACGTCCTCCACTTTGTGGTTCGATGCCTGTCGACAAAAAG GTGCAACAGTTCGACGGCATGGACAAGAACCAGAGACTTGAATGGCTGTTCAAAAACTGTCGCGAGACGTACCAAGCCACAAAGCAGTGCCTGCAGACCAACTACTACGGCACAAAGCAGGTAACAGAAGCTCTCTTGCCCCTGCTCCAGTGCTCCCCTGACGGCAGAATCGTCAATGTCTCCTCCAGCGTTGGGTTGCTAAGG CAATTCAGAAACGAGGAGCTAACGCAGGAGCTGAACGACATCGACCAGCTGACCGAGAAGAGGCTGGACGAGCTGCTGGATATGTTCCTCAAAGACTTTGAGGCCGGCCGAGTGCAGGTGCGCGGATGGCCGGCCGAGTTCCCAGCGTACAAGGTGGCCAAGGCCGCCATGAACGCCTACTCGAGGATCCTCGCTAGGAGGCATCCGGCGCTGTGTGTCAACTGCGCAGACCCCGGCTTCACCAGCACCGACATGACCCTCAACACGGGTGTCCTTACGCCCGACGAAGGTGCGGGCAACATCGTGAGGGTGGCTTTGCTGCCCGACGGCGAGCTGACCGGTGCATACTTCCAGGAGGGCCAGCAGGCATCGTTCCTATGA
- the LOC124679380 gene encoding (+)-neomenthol dehydrogenase-like isoform X2 — protein sequence MEGAMSSSPNSRIALVTGGNKGIGLEVCKQLASNGITVVLTARDQARGTAAVQELNRLGFSDVIFHQLDITDALSIARLVDFLKNRFERLDILLNNAAIGGTERPPLCGSMPVDKKFDGMDKNQRLEWLFKNCRETYQATKQCLQTNYYGTKQVTEALLPLLQCSPDGRIVNVSSSVGLLRQFRNEELTQELNDIDQLTEKRLDELLDMFLKDFEAGRVQVRGWPAEFPAYKVAKAAMNAYSRILARRHPALCVNCADPGFTSTDMTLNTGVLTPDEGAGNIVRVALLPDGELTGAYFQEGQQASFL from the exons ATGGAAGGAGCCATGTCAAGCTCTCCAAACTCAAG GATTGCTCTAGTCACCGGCGGAAACAAAGGGATCGGGCTAGAGGTGTGCAAGCAACTGGCGAGCAACGGCATCACCGTCGTTTTGACAGCTAGGGACCAAGCTAGGGGGACGGCTGCCGTCCAGGAGCTCAATCGTCTGGGGTTCTCTGACGTTATTTTTCATCAGCTAGACATCACAGATGCCTTGAGCATCGCTCGGTTGGTTGACTTCCTGAAGAATCGCTTTGAGAGGCTCGATATCCTG CTGAATAATGCCGCGATCGGTGGAACTGAACGTCCTCCACTTTGTGGTTCGATGCCTGTCGACAAAAAG TTCGACGGCATGGACAAGAACCAGAGACTTGAATGGCTGTTCAAAAACTGTCGCGAGACGTACCAAGCCACAAAGCAGTGCCTGCAGACCAACTACTACGGCACAAAGCAGGTAACAGAAGCTCTCTTGCCCCTGCTCCAGTGCTCCCCTGACGGCAGAATCGTCAATGTCTCCTCCAGCGTTGGGTTGCTAAGG CAATTCAGAAACGAGGAGCTAACGCAGGAGCTGAACGACATCGACCAGCTGACCGAGAAGAGGCTGGACGAGCTGCTGGATATGTTCCTCAAAGACTTTGAGGCCGGCCGAGTGCAGGTGCGCGGATGGCCGGCCGAGTTCCCAGCGTACAAGGTGGCCAAGGCCGCCATGAACGCCTACTCGAGGATCCTCGCTAGGAGGCATCCGGCGCTGTGTGTCAACTGCGCAGACCCCGGCTTCACCAGCACCGACATGACCCTCAACACGGGTGTCCTTACGCCCGACGAAGGTGCGGGCAACATCGTGAGGGTGGCTTTGCTGCCCGACGGCGAGCTGACCGGTGCATACTTCCAGGAGGGCCAGCAGGCATCGTTCCTATGA